The genomic DNA TTGGAAACAATTCTTTTTCACGCCACATCACTTTTTCACAACGCTCAGAGATATCGTATAAACGCGTATCACCCACCTCTTCGCTGATCTTCTTCGCCCATTCTTGAATGACGACACTGCGTGGATCACTGGTGCGATACACGGCGTGGCCAAAGCCCATAATTTTATCTTTGGCCGCTAACATGGCCATTAAACCTTTCTCGGCATCATCCGGGTCTGTAAATGAACTGATTAACGCCATGGCTGCTTCGTTTGCACCACCATGCAGTGGGCCTCTGAGCGTTCCAATCGCACCCGTAACGGCACTGTAGATATCGGTTAAGGTGCTCGCAGCAACTCGGGAGGCAAACGTCGAAGCATTGAATTCATGCTCAGCATATAAAATGAGCGACACTTGCATGGCATTAATATGCAACTCGCTTGGTTTAGTTTGAGAAAGTAACGTTAAGAAATGCTCAGCAATAGAGTCGGCGTTTGAATCGGTATCAATTTTTTTGTTGCTGAAATGAAAGTGGTACCAGTAATTCATAATGCCTGGGAATTTGGCCAGCATATTCACAATGTGCTCGTCTTGCTCGGCAAAACTTTGCTCGGGTTGTAACACCCCTAAAGCCGAACAACCGGTACGCATCACATCCATTGGGTGCGCCGTTTTAGGAATGCGTTCTAATATTTCTCGAAGTGCCACCGGCAATTCACGTTGCTGTTTCAAATTTTGCTTGAAGGTATCGAGCTCGGACTGTGACGGTAGCTCACCATGTTGCAGCAAAAATGCGACTTCTTCAAAGGTGGCGTTGGCGGCTAAATCGGCCACATCATAACCGCAATAGGTTAAACCACTGCCACTGACACCCACGGTACACAGTGCTGTTTCGCCAGCGACTTGACCGCGCAAGCCTGCCGTTGACG from Reinekea marina includes the following:
- the prpC gene encoding bifunctional 2-methylcitrate synthase/citrate synthase, which translates into the protein MVQKSTSTAGLRGQVAGETALCTVGVSGSGLTYCGYDVADLAANATFEEVAFLLQHGELPSQSELDTFKQNLKQQRELPVALREILERIPKTAHPMDVMRTGCSALGVLQPEQSFAEQDEHIVNMLAKFPGIMNYWYHFHFSNKKIDTDSNADSIAEHFLTLLSQTKPSELHINAMQVSLILYAEHEFNASTFASRVAASTLTDIYSAVTGAIGTLRGPLHGGANEAAMALISSFTDPDDAEKGLMAMLAAKDKIMGFGHAVYRTSDPRSVVIQEWAKKISEEVGDTRLYDISERCEKVMWREKELFPNADFYHASAYHHMGIPTDLFTPIFVMSRVAGWTAHIKEQRANNRIIRPNADYIGEEPRKYQPISER